ACCATGGCAAACGGTGCCAAGATCGAGCTGGGTGACGTGGTTGCGCGGATTCCCCAGGAAAGCTCCAAGACCCGGGATATCACCGGTGGTCTGCCGCGAGTTGCCGACCTGTTCGAGGCCCGTCGCCCGAAAGAGTCGTCCATCCTCGCGGAAATCAGCGGCATGGTGTCCTTCGGCAAGGAAACCAAGGGCAAGAAGCGCCTGGTGATCACGCCCAAGGATGGCGATGCCTACGAAGTACTGATTCCGAAGCATCGTCAGATGAACGTGTTTGAAGGCGAAACGGTTGAAAAGGGTGAGGTTATTTCCGACGGCCCGTCCAACCCGCACGACATCTTGCGTCTGCTGGGTGTGGTTGCTCTGGCCAAGTACATCACCAACGAAATCCAGGACGTTTATCGTCTGCAGGGTGTTGTCATCAACGATAAACACATCGAGGTTATCGTTCGCCAGATGCTGCGCAAGGTTGAGATCACCGATCCGGGTGATACCACGCTGCTGTCCGGTGATCAGGTGGAAATCACCCAGGTACTGGAAGAAAACGAAAAGGCCGATGCGGCAGACAAGGAACCGGCGCGGTTCGAGCGTCTGCTGCTGGGTATCACCAAGGCTTCCCTGGCCACCGAGTCGTTCATTTCCGCGGCTTCGTTCCAGGAAACCACCCGGGTACTCACCGAAGGTGCGGTGACCGGCAAGCGGGATTACCTCCGCGGCCTGAAGGAAAACGTTGTGGTTGGTCGACTCATTCCGGCAGGTACCGGTCTGGCCTACCACAGCGAGCGTCGTCGCAAGCGCGAGCTTGAAGAGCAGGGCGTGACTGCGGCAGACGTGGAAGAAGCTCTGAGTGCCGAGCTCAACCGCGAAAGCTGAGTTGGGCCGGCGGGCCGCCTCCGGGTAGTTACCTACCCGCGCGGTGGTCAAAAAGAGACCAGTCATCTTGACTGTCCGGGGGCGCAGGCTTACACTTGCGTCCCTTAAATTTTACCCCCTGCACAGGGGGTAAGTTTCATTGATATGGTTTTTTGGAGTTTGCTTACATGGCAACGATTAATCAGTTGGTGCGTAAGCCTCGTAAGCGCAAGGTAGCCAAGAGCGATGTTCCTGCTCTCCAGGCCTGCCCACAGCGCCGTGGTGTTTGCACTCGTGTATACACCACAACGCCGAAGAAGCCGAACTCAGCACTGCGTAAAGTGTGCCGTGTTCGTCTGACCAACGGCTTCGAGGTTTCCTCATACATTGGTGGTGAAGGTCACAACCTTCAGGAGCACAGTGTTGTGCTTATCCGTGGTGGTCGAGTAAAAGACCTTCCGGGTGTGCGTTATCACACTGTTCGCGGAACGCTGGACACCCAGGGTGTGCAGAACCGTAAGCAGGGCCGCTCCAAGTACGGTGCAAAACGACCCAAGTCCTGATCTCCCGGACGGGTGCCTTTTATCGTTGCTTGTCAGAACGGTAAGAGTAAGGCTGAGTAGCAGTTTGCTATCTCAGGGGTTCCTGAAGACCTTTTAGATATATAAGGGCTTATCGATGCCTAGAAGAAGAGTTGCAGCAAAACGGGAAATTATCCCGGATCCGAAATTCGGCAGTGCACGTCTTGCCAAGTTCATCAACCACGTGATGGAAAGTGGCAAGAAGTCCGTTGCAGAGCGCATTGTTTACGGCGCCCTGGACATTGTTGCCGAGAAATCAAAGGAAGAGCCGATCGACATGTTCGAGAAGGCCCTGGAAAACATCCAGCCGATGGTTGAGGTTAAATCCCGTCGTGTGGGTGGTGCTACCTACCAGGTGCCCGTGGAAGTCCGGCCTTCCCGTCAGAACGCGCTGGCCATGCGCTGGCTCGTGGAATATTCACGGAAGCGCGGTGAGAAGTCCATGGCTCAGCGTCTGGCAGGTGAGATTCTTGACGCCGCTGACAGCAAGGGCTCCGCTGTTAAGAAGCGTGAAGACGTACACCGCATGGCAGAAGCCAACAAGGCGTTCTCTCACTTCCGTTTCTAAACAGCCGAGGTTTATATCGTGGCACGCAAGACTCCTATCAAGCGTTACAGAAACATTGGTATTTGTGCGCACGTTGATGCGGGCAAAACCACAACCACCGAGCGGGTCCTGTTCTACACAGGTATTTCCCACAAGATCGGTGAGGTTCATGATGGTGCGGCTACCATGGACTGGATGGAGCAGGAGCAGGAGCGTGGTATCACCATTACCTCCGCTGCGACCACCTGTTTCTGGCAGGGCATGGACAAGCAGTACCCGGAACACCGGATCAACATTATCGACACGCCGGGGCACGTTGACTTTACCATCGAGGTAGAGCGTTCACTTCGTGTGCTGGATGGTGCTGTGGTTGTATTCTGCGGTTCTTCCGGTGTTGAGCCGCAGTCAGAGACTGTATGGCGTCAGGCCAACAAGTATGAAGTTCCCCGCATGGTATTCGTCAACAAGATGGATCGTGCTGGTGCCAACTTCCTGCGCGTCGTTGAGCAGATCAAGAACCGGTTGGGTGCCACGGCGGTTCCCATCCAGTTGCCGATTGGTGCTGAGGACAACTTCGAAGGTATCGTCGACCTGATTCGTAACAAGGCCATCTACTGGAACGAGGCGGATTCCGGTGCCACCTATGATCAGCGGGACGTTCCTGCCGAAATGGTGGACGAAGTCGCCAAGTACCGCGAGCAGATGATGGAAGCTGCGGCTGAAGCGAACGAAGAGCTGATGGAGCGTTACCTGGAAGAGGGTGAGCTGGGCATTGACGATATCAAGAAAGGTCTGCGTATGCGTACGCTTGCTAACGAGATCGTCGTTGCCACCTGTGGCTCCGCCTTCAAGAACAAAGGCGTACAGGCGGTTCTGGACTCCGTTATCGAATTCCTGCCTGCGCCTGACGAAGTCAAGGCCATTCGTGGTGAAGTTGACGAAGACGGCACCGAGGAAACCCGTCAGGCGGACGACGACGCTCCGTTTGCGGCCCTGGCGTTCAAGATTGCGACCGACCCGTTCGTCGGTACGCTGACGTTCTTCCGGGTTTACTCCGGTAAACTGGAGTCCGGCAGTGGGGTCTATAACTCTGTGAAGGGCAAGAAAGAGCGCGTCGGCCGTATGGTTCAGATGCACTCCAAGGACCGTCAGGAGATCAAAGAGGTTCTGGCTGGCGATATTGCCGCCGCCATCGGCCTGAAGAGTGTCACGACTGGTGATACCCTGTGTGACGAGAACCACAAGATCATCCTCGAGCGTATGGAATTCCCGGAGCCGGTCATTTCCGTTGCGGTCGAGCCGAAGTCCAAGGCGGACCAGGAGAAGATGGGTGTCGCGCTGGGCAAGCTGGCCCAGGAAGATCCATCGTTCCGTGTCCGTACCGATGAAGAATCCGGTCAGACCATTATTTCCGGTATGGGTGAGCTGCACCTGGACATCATCGTTGACCGCATGCGTCGCGAGTTCAAGGTTGAAGCAAATATCGGTAAGCCGCAGGTGGCCTACCGTGAATGCATCCGCAAGCCGGTAGACGTCGAAGGCAAGTTTGTTCGCCAGTCTGGTGGTCGTGGTCAGTATGGTCACGTCAAGATCAAGCTTGAGCCGCTGCCCCTGGATGATGAAGACGGCGAAAACTTTATCTTCGTGAACGAGATTGTTGGTGGTGTGGTTCCCAAGGAATACATCCCGGCGGTCCAGCAGGGTATGGCTGAGCAGATGCAGAACGGCTGTCTGGCCGGCTATCCGCTGCTGCGCATCAAGGCGACCCTGTATGACGGCTCGTACCACGATGTTGACTCCAACGAAATGGCTTTCAAGGTCGCCGGCTCTATGGCGATGAAGAAAGGCGCTCTGGAGGCCAGTCCTGCGCTTCTCGAGCCGATCATGAGAGTTGAAGTCGTCAGCCCTGAGGACTACATGGGTGATGTCGTCGGTGATTTGAACCGTCGTCGCGGCCTGATTCAGGGTATGGATGAAAGCCCCTCGGGTAAGGTCATCCGTGCGGAAGTTCCGTTGTCGGAGATGTTCGGTTACGCCACTGACCTGCGTTCAGCAACGCAAGGCCGGGCGTCTTATGCGATGGAGTTCTCCCGCTATATGGAAGCTCCTTCGAACATTGCCGAAGCGATCATTAAAAAGGGTTGATCCCCAGGACTTAAGAAACAGGAAGAGGTGTAACCGTGTCTAAATCTAAATTTGAGCGTAACAAGCCGCACTTGAACGTGGGCACCATTGGTCACGTTGACCATGGTAAGACCACTCTGACAGCAGCCCTGACCCGTGTATGTCACGAAGTCTGGGGAACGGGTGAGAGCCGTGCGTTTGACCAGATTGATAACGCACCGGAAGAGCGTGCGCGTGGTATTACCATTGCGACCTCCCACGTTGAATACGATTCTCCGACCCGTCACTACGCTCACGTAGACTGCCCGGGCCACGCGGATTATGTGAAGAACATGATCACCGGTGCGGCCCAGATGGACGGTGCGATCCTGGTTTGCTCCGCAGCTGACGGCCCCATGCCGCAGACCCGTGAGCACATCCTGCTGTCGCGTCAGGTTGGCGTGCCTTTCATCGTTGTGTTCCTGAACAAGGCGGACATGGTAGACGATGAAGAGCTGCTTGAGCTGGTCGAGATGGAAGTTCGCGATCTGCTGAGCCAGTATGACTTCCCGGGCGACGACACGCCGATCATTACCGGTTCCGCGCTGATGGCGCTGGAAGGTAAGGACGATAACGAGATGGGTACGACCGCTGTCAAGAAGCTGGTAGAAGCCCTGGATGAGTACATCCCTGAGCCGGAGCGTGCGATTGATCAGCCGTTCCTGATGCCGATTGAGGACGTATTCTCCATCTCCGGTCGTGGTACTGTGGTAACCGGCCGTGTTGAGCGTGGTGTTATCAAGGTTGGTGAGGAAATCGAGATTGTCGGTATCAAGGATACCGTCAAGACCACCTGCACCGGCGTTGAGATGTTCCGCAAGCTGCTGGACGAAGGTCGTGCTGGTGAGAACGTAGGTGTTCTGCTGCGTGGTACCAAGCGTGACGACGTTGAGCGTGGTCAGGTGCTGTGTAAGCCGGGTACCATCAAGCCGCACACCAAGTTCGAGTGTGAAGTGTACGTACTGTCCAAAGAAGAAGGCGGTCGTCATACTCCGTTCTTCAAGGGCTATCGTCCGCAGTTCTACTTCCGTACCACTGACGTAACCGGTTCCTGTGAACTGCCGGAAGGCGTGGAAATGGTTATGCCGGGTGACAACGTGAAGATGAATGTTACCCTGATTGCTCCGATCGCCATGGAAGATGGTCTGCGTTTCGCGATTCGCGAAGGCGGCCGTACCGTTGGTGCCGGTGTAGTCTCCAAGATCATCGAGTAATTCGCTCGTTTGGTCCAGGAAAAAGGGGCTGATACTTCAGCCCCTTTTTCTGTTAAAGCCGCACATGTTGCCCGATCGCGTCAATCTGCATCTCAGTTGACACGGTTGGGTATTATGCATACAATGCGGCTCCTTTTTTTGAAGGTCGGCTAACTAGTAGCTGCTACGAGTGGAGTTTGGTGCATCATGCAAAGCCAAAAAATTCGAATCCGGTTGAAGGCGTTTGATTATCGCCTGATCGACCAGTCCACGCAGGAGATCGTCGACACCGCAAAGCGGACCGGCGCTCAGGTGCGTGGGCCTATCCCTCTGCCGACGCGGAAGGAAAAGTACACGATATTGGTTTCTCCGCACGTCAACAAAGACGCGCGCGATCAATATGAAATTCGTACTCACAAGCGTCTGCTCGACATTGTTGAGCCGACGGAAAAGACAGTAGATGCTTTGATGAAGTTGGACCTGGCAGCAGGTGTAGACGTTCAGATCAGCCTCGGCTGATACCGCCCGGTATCAGTCTGTGTAACTGTCATAAGGCCATAGAGGGTGAGAGCCCCGTACACTTAAGAGGTGAAACATGGCAATTGGTGTTGTCGGTCGTAAGGCCGGTATGACCCGTATTTTTACGGAAGACGGGCAGGCATTGCCCGTAACGGTAATCGAGGTTGAGCCCAACCGGATTACCCAACTGAAAACTCTTGAAAGCGATGGCTACCGCGCCGTACAGGTGACTGTTGGTGCCCGTCGTTCCTCTCGTGTTACCAAAAGCGAAGCGGGCCATTTTGCCAAGGCGGGTGTTGAGGCCGGTCGGGGCACATGGGAATTCCGTCTTGCTGATGGCGAGGGTGAAGAGCTCGCAGCCGGTGGTGAAATCACTGCAACGGTCTTTGAAGACGGCCAGATTGTAGATGCCATCGGTCAGTCCAAAGGTAAGGGCTTCCAGGGCGGCGTCAAGCGCTGGAATTTCTCCATGCAGGATGCCACTCACGGTAACTCTCTGTCTCACCGTGCACCGGGTTCCATTGGTCAGAACCAGACTCCGGGCAAGGTATTCAAGGGCAAAAAGATGGCAGGGCAGTTGGGTAATGCTCAGGTAACTGTGCAGAACCTGAAGATTGTCCGTGTCGACGCCGAGCGCAACCTGCTGCTGGTAAGTGGTGCCGTCCCCGGCGCAACTGGCGGTGATGTTGTCATCAAGCCTGCAGTTAAAGCCTGAGGAGCGGTGCGATGGAATTGACTATTACAGGTAGCGGCAAGGGAATCTCTGTTTCCGACGCCGCATTCGCCAAAGATTTTAACGAGTCGCTGGTACACCAGGTTGTTACTGCCTATATGGCAGGTGCGCGCCAGGGTACCAAGGCTCAGAAGACGCGTTCCGAAGTTAGCGGTGGCGGCAAGAAGCCATGGCGTCAGAAGGGCACCGGTCGTGCCCGTGCCGGTACTATCCGTAGTCCGATCTGGCGTTCCGGTGGCGTTACCTTTGCAGCCAGGCCCCGTGGGTTTGAGCAGAAGGTTAACCGCAAGATGTACCGCGCAGCGATGCGCTCCATTTTTTCCGAGCTGGTTCGCCAGGAGCGTCTGGTTGTTGTTGACGACATGAATGTCGACAGCCCCAAGACCAAGGCATTCAGCGCCAAGCTGAAGAATCTCGGTGTGACCAACGCACTGATTCTGTCCGACAACGTCGAGCAGAATCTGCACCTGGCATCACGCAACATCCCGCACGTTGATGTGCGCGACATTGCTGGCCTGGATCCGGTCAGCCTGGTTGCCTTCGAAAAGGTCGTTGTGACTGTTCCCGCTCTGAAGAAGATCGAGGAGATGCTGGGATGAATCAGGAACGCATTTACAAGGTCCTTCTGGGGCCGCACGTATCGGAGAAAGCTTCTTTGGTGGCCGAGCACGGCCAGGTTGTTTTCCGGGTTGCTCCGGATGCCACCAAGCCCGAGATCAAGAAAGCCGTTGAGCAGTTGTTCAACGTCACCGTAGAAGGTGTTCAGGTTCTGAACCGTAAGGGTAAGCTCAAGCGTACCACCCGCGGGTTCGGCAAGCGTAATGACATTCGTAAGGCTTATGTAAAGCTGGCAGAAGGTCAGGACATCGATTTTCTGGATGTGGAATAAGGTAAAGGGGTCGTAATATGCCGATCGTCAAAACCAAACCAACATCTGCCGGACGCCGTCACGTTGTAAAGCTTTACAACCCGGATCTGCACAAAGGGCGCCCTTACGAGCCGTTGGTGGAAAGAAAGAGCAAAACGGGTGGCCGTAATAATGTTGGCCGCATTACAACCCGTCATATTGGTGGTGGTCATAAACAGCACTACCGTGTAATCGATTTCAAGCGGACCAAAGATGGTATCCCGGCGGTCATTGAGCGCCTGGAATACGATCCGAACCGCACGGCGCACATTGCGCTGGTCAAGTATGCCGATGGCGAGCGTCGTTACATTGTCGCTCCCAAGGGTATGCAGATCGGTGATCCTGTGCGCTCCGGTATCGACGCGCCGATCAAAGTGGGCAGCACGCTGCCGCTCCGGAATATTCCGGTCGGTTCTGTGATCCACTGCGTCGAACTCAAGCCTGGCAAAGGTGCACAGCTGGCTCGCTCTGCGGGCGCATCCGTACAGCTGGTTGCCCGGGAAGGTGCTTACGCCACCATCCGCCTGCGCTCAGGTGAAATGCGAAAGGTGCTTGTAGACTGCCGCGCAACGCTGGGTGAAGTATCCAACAGCGAGCACAGTCTCAAGCAGCTTGGTAAAGCGGGTGCATCACGTTGGCGCGGTAAACGTCCAACAGTACGTGGTGTTGCTATGAACCCAGTTGACCACCCGCATGGTGGTGGTGAAGGGCGTACCTCTGGCGGGCGTCACCCGGTTACTCCGTGGGGTGTTCCGACCAAAGGGCATAAGACTCGTAAGAACAAGCGTACTGACAAGATGATAGTACGTCGTCGTTCGGCCAAGTAAACGACTACATAGAGGTAATTGCTGTGCCACGTTCTTTGAAGAAAGGTCCTTTTATAGACCTGCATCTGTTGAAGAAGGTCGAGGCAGCTCTGGAAGCTAACGACAAACGGCCAATCAAGACCTGGTCCCGTCGGTCAACAGTTTTTCCGGAGATGGTAGGCCTGACCATTGCAGTCCACAACGGCAAGCAGCACGTGCCGGTTTATGTCACCGAAGATATGGTAGGACATAAACTGGGTGAGTTCGCGGCAACGCGTACTTATCGTGGTCATGCGGCCGACAAGAAAGCTAAACGCTGATTCTGAGGTAATCGAAATGGAAGTAGCAGCCAAGTATAAGGGCGCTCGCCTCTCAGCTCAGAAAGCACGTCTTGTCGCTGACCAAGTACGCGGCAAGGCTGTTGAGGACGCCCTGAACATTCTGACTTTCAGCCCGAAAAAGGCGGCAACAGTCATCAAGAAAGCTCTTGAGTCTGCCATCGCCAACGCTGAGCACAACGAAGGTCTGGACGTTGACGAACTGCGGGTTTCCACCGTCATGGTGGATGAGGGTCCGACGCTCAAGCGAATCAAAGCTCGAGCCAAGGGGCGCGCTGACCGGATTTTCAAGCGCACCTGCCATATCACCGTCAAGGTCGCCGACAAGTAGGAGATGCTCAGATGGGTCATAAAGTAAATCCAACCGGTATGCGCCTGGGTGTGATCAAAGAGCACAACTCAGTCTGGTATGCCGACAAAAAGGAATACGCGAAAAACCTGTTGAACGATATCCAGGTTCGTGAATTCCTCGACAAGCGTCTGGTTAAGGCGTCTGTCAGCAAGATTGTGATCGAGCGCCCTGCTCAGAACGCCCGTATCACGATCCATACTGCCCGTCCCGGTATTGTTATCGGTAAGAAGGGTGAAGATGTTGACCGTCTGCGTCGCGAAGTCAGCGACATGATGGGTGTGCCTGTGCACATCAACATCGAAGAAGTCCGCAAGCCGGATCTGGATGCCCGCCTGGTAGCGCAAAACGTTGCCGGCCAGCTGGAGCGTCGTGTGATGTTCCGTCGCGCTATGAAGCGTGCGGTACAGAATGCCATGCGCCAGGGAGCCAAGGGTATCAAGATTCAGGTAGGCGGTCGTCTCGGGGGTGCTGAAATCGCGCGTTCCGAGTGGTATCGCGAAGGTCGTGTACCTCTGCACACTCTGCGTGCAGATATTGATTACGCAACCTACGAAGCGCATACCACTTACGGCGTAATCGGCGTCAAGGTATGGATCTTCAAAGGTGAGATTCTTGGTGGTATGGAGCAGGTCCGTGCTGACAAGAAAGCCTCTGGGAAGAAAGGTTCTAAGTAAAGGGGCACTCTTATGCTGCAACCAAAACGCACCAAATTTCGCAAGGTAATGAAAGGCCGTAACACCGGTCTTGCTCACCGCGCCAACAAGGTGAGCTTCGGTGAATACGGATTGAAGGCGACCAGCCGTGGGCGTATAACTGCGCGCCAGATTGAGGCCGCGCGTCGTACCATGACTCGTCGCATCAAGCGGGGCGGTAAGATCTGGATCCGGGTGTTCCCGGACAAGCCGATCACCGGCAAGCCGCTTGAAGTTCGAATGGGTAAAGGTAAGGGTTCTGTCGAGTATTGGGTGGCTGAGATCCAGCCAGGCCGCATGCTCTACGAGATGGAAGGTGTCGCTGAAGACGTAGCACGCGAAGCCTTTACTCTCGCTGCGGCCAAACTGCCGGTACAGACCACCTTTGTAACGAGGACGGTGATGTGATGAAAGCAACAGAGCTGCGTGAAAAATCCGTCGAGGAGCTGAACAAAGAGTTGATCGACCTCCTGAAGGAGCAGTTCA
This sequence is a window from Marinobacter subterrani. Protein-coding genes within it:
- the rpsC gene encoding 30S ribosomal protein S3, with the protein product MGHKVNPTGMRLGVIKEHNSVWYADKKEYAKNLLNDIQVREFLDKRLVKASVSKIVIERPAQNARITIHTARPGIVIGKKGEDVDRLRREVSDMMGVPVHINIEEVRKPDLDARLVAQNVAGQLERRVMFRRAMKRAVQNAMRQGAKGIKIQVGGRLGGAEIARSEWYREGRVPLHTLRADIDYATYEAHTTYGVIGVKVWIFKGEILGGMEQVRADKKASGKKGSK
- the rpsL gene encoding 30S ribosomal protein S12, with translation MATINQLVRKPRKRKVAKSDVPALQACPQRRGVCTRVYTTTPKKPNSALRKVCRVRLTNGFEVSSYIGGEGHNLQEHSVVLIRGGRVKDLPGVRYHTVRGTLDTQGVQNRKQGRSKYGAKRPKS
- the rplV gene encoding 50S ribosomal protein L22, coding for MEVAAKYKGARLSAQKARLVADQVRGKAVEDALNILTFSPKKAATVIKKALESAIANAEHNEGLDVDELRVSTVMVDEGPTLKRIKARAKGRADRIFKRTCHITVKVADK
- the rpsJ gene encoding 30S ribosomal protein S10, coding for MQSQKIRIRLKAFDYRLIDQSTQEIVDTAKRTGAQVRGPIPLPTRKEKYTILVSPHVNKDARDQYEIRTHKRLLDIVEPTEKTVDALMKLDLAAGVDVQISLG
- the tuf gene encoding elongation factor Tu, whose amino-acid sequence is MSKSKFERNKPHLNVGTIGHVDHGKTTLTAALTRVCHEVWGTGESRAFDQIDNAPEERARGITIATSHVEYDSPTRHYAHVDCPGHADYVKNMITGAAQMDGAILVCSAADGPMPQTREHILLSRQVGVPFIVVFLNKADMVDDEELLELVEMEVRDLLSQYDFPGDDTPIITGSALMALEGKDDNEMGTTAVKKLVEALDEYIPEPERAIDQPFLMPIEDVFSISGRGTVVTGRVERGVIKVGEEIEIVGIKDTVKTTCTGVEMFRKLLDEGRAGENVGVLLRGTKRDDVERGQVLCKPGTIKPHTKFECEVYVLSKEEGGRHTPFFKGYRPQFYFRTTDVTGSCELPEGVEMVMPGDNVKMNVTLIAPIAMEDGLRFAIREGGRTVGAGVVSKIIE
- the rplW gene encoding 50S ribosomal protein L23, translated to MNQERIYKVLLGPHVSEKASLVAEHGQVVFRVAPDATKPEIKKAVEQLFNVTVEGVQVLNRKGKLKRTTRGFGKRNDIRKAYVKLAEGQDIDFLDVE
- the rplD gene encoding 50S ribosomal protein L4, with translation MELTITGSGKGISVSDAAFAKDFNESLVHQVVTAYMAGARQGTKAQKTRSEVSGGGKKPWRQKGTGRARAGTIRSPIWRSGGVTFAARPRGFEQKVNRKMYRAAMRSIFSELVRQERLVVVDDMNVDSPKTKAFSAKLKNLGVTNALILSDNVEQNLHLASRNIPHVDVRDIAGLDPVSLVAFEKVVVTVPALKKIEEMLG
- the rplB gene encoding 50S ribosomal protein L2, which produces MPIVKTKPTSAGRRHVVKLYNPDLHKGRPYEPLVERKSKTGGRNNVGRITTRHIGGGHKQHYRVIDFKRTKDGIPAVIERLEYDPNRTAHIALVKYADGERRYIVAPKGMQIGDPVRSGIDAPIKVGSTLPLRNIPVGSVIHCVELKPGKGAQLARSAGASVQLVAREGAYATIRLRSGEMRKVLVDCRATLGEVSNSEHSLKQLGKAGASRWRGKRPTVRGVAMNPVDHPHGGGEGRTSGGRHPVTPWGVPTKGHKTRKNKRTDKMIVRRRSAK
- the rplC gene encoding 50S ribosomal protein L3, whose protein sequence is MAIGVVGRKAGMTRIFTEDGQALPVTVIEVEPNRITQLKTLESDGYRAVQVTVGARRSSRVTKSEAGHFAKAGVEAGRGTWEFRLADGEGEELAAGGEITATVFEDGQIVDAIGQSKGKGFQGGVKRWNFSMQDATHGNSLSHRAPGSIGQNQTPGKVFKGKKMAGQLGNAQVTVQNLKIVRVDAERNLLLVSGAVPGATGGDVVIKPAVKA
- the rpsG gene encoding 30S ribosomal protein S7, yielding MPRRRVAAKREIIPDPKFGSARLAKFINHVMESGKKSVAERIVYGALDIVAEKSKEEPIDMFEKALENIQPMVEVKSRRVGGATYQVPVEVRPSRQNALAMRWLVEYSRKRGEKSMAQRLAGEILDAADSKGSAVKKREDVHRMAEANKAFSHFRF
- the fusA gene encoding elongation factor G — translated: MARKTPIKRYRNIGICAHVDAGKTTTTERVLFYTGISHKIGEVHDGAATMDWMEQEQERGITITSAATTCFWQGMDKQYPEHRINIIDTPGHVDFTIEVERSLRVLDGAVVVFCGSSGVEPQSETVWRQANKYEVPRMVFVNKMDRAGANFLRVVEQIKNRLGATAVPIQLPIGAEDNFEGIVDLIRNKAIYWNEADSGATYDQRDVPAEMVDEVAKYREQMMEAAAEANEELMERYLEEGELGIDDIKKGLRMRTLANEIVVATCGSAFKNKGVQAVLDSVIEFLPAPDEVKAIRGEVDEDGTEETRQADDDAPFAALAFKIATDPFVGTLTFFRVYSGKLESGSGVYNSVKGKKERVGRMVQMHSKDRQEIKEVLAGDIAAAIGLKSVTTGDTLCDENHKIILERMEFPEPVISVAVEPKSKADQEKMGVALGKLAQEDPSFRVRTDEESGQTIISGMGELHLDIIVDRMRREFKVEANIGKPQVAYRECIRKPVDVEGKFVRQSGGRGQYGHVKIKLEPLPLDDEDGENFIFVNEIVGGVVPKEYIPAVQQGMAEQMQNGCLAGYPLLRIKATLYDGSYHDVDSNEMAFKVAGSMAMKKGALEASPALLEPIMRVEVVSPEDYMGDVVGDLNRRRGLIQGMDESPSGKVIRAEVPLSEMFGYATDLRSATQGRASYAMEFSRYMEAPSNIAEAIIKKG
- the rplP gene encoding 50S ribosomal protein L16, which produces MLQPKRTKFRKVMKGRNTGLAHRANKVSFGEYGLKATSRGRITARQIEAARRTMTRRIKRGGKIWIRVFPDKPITGKPLEVRMGKGKGSVEYWVAEIQPGRMLYEMEGVAEDVAREAFTLAAAKLPVQTTFVTRTVM
- the rpsS gene encoding 30S ribosomal protein S19 — its product is MPRSLKKGPFIDLHLLKKVEAALEANDKRPIKTWSRRSTVFPEMVGLTIAVHNGKQHVPVYVTEDMVGHKLGEFAATRTYRGHAADKKAKR